One stretch of Microbacterium terrae DNA includes these proteins:
- a CDS encoding response regulator transcription factor, giving the protein MIRVLIVDDQEMIRTGLRTIISSSPDLEVVGDVGDGFLALEYLDAHPVDVVLLDIRMPGIDGVETTARIRKTHAPERVKIIILTTFEQEENVYAALSAGANGFLGKGVGPVELIDGIIDVSAGGGTLSTAAAAAAISRLAETPVQRVDEPLARRFEALTARERDVVVEVTKGLSNDEIAAAMFVSPFTVKTHVNRAMAKVEARDRAQLVAFAYRAGIAPSS; this is encoded by the coding sequence GTGATCCGAGTACTCATCGTCGACGACCAGGAGATGATTCGCACTGGTCTGCGCACCATCATTTCCTCCAGCCCCGATCTGGAAGTCGTCGGCGACGTCGGCGACGGGTTCCTCGCCCTCGAGTACCTGGATGCGCACCCCGTCGACGTGGTGCTGCTGGATATCCGCATGCCTGGAATCGACGGTGTGGAGACCACAGCCCGCATTCGGAAGACCCATGCGCCGGAGCGGGTGAAGATCATCATCCTCACCACCTTCGAGCAGGAGGAGAACGTTTATGCTGCGCTCAGTGCAGGAGCGAATGGGTTCTTGGGCAAGGGTGTCGGGCCAGTTGAACTGATAGACGGCATCATCGACGTCAGCGCTGGCGGCGGCACCCTCTCTACCGCGGCTGCCGCAGCGGCGATCAGCCGGCTGGCAGAGACTCCGGTGCAGCGAGTGGATGAACCACTGGCTCGACGGTTTGAGGCGCTTACGGCGCGCGAGCGCGATGTTGTCGTCGAGGTCACGAAGGGCCTGTCGAACGATGAGATCGCCGCAGCCATGTTCGTCTCCCCGTTCACGGTGAAGACCCATGTGAACCGGGCGATGGCGAAGGTGGAGGCACGAGACCGGGCGCAACTCGTCGCGTTCGCTTACCGTGCGGGGATCGCGCCCTCGTCGTAG
- a CDS encoding alpha-L-rhamnosidase — protein MTIPEAHFIAANIEPDTAPIFRIEFDLEPGHGAVRSAVISLSALGICEAWLNGQAITDALYTPGWTSYEWRVHYTDHDVTALLVDRSVLGIRVGNGWYRGRLGWIETERYGTEIAAYAKLVIDYADGHRQIIATDESWTVGPSAVTANDFYDGQSIDARLHDDRWMQSGFTSEAWGGVHVVTDTPSLELDPAPPVRRVDTLKPQKIWDSPSGQTLIDFGQNIVGFVRVRVRGKSGDQLTLRHAEVLENGELAVRPLRSAASVDRYILSGGDDVFEPTLTFHGFRYAEITAWPEEVDLAEALEAVVVSSDLQRIGYFECSVPELNQFHSNVVWGMRGNFVDIPTDCPQRDERLGWTGDISSFAPTAAFLFDVKDFLTDWLRDLALEQSARDGLVPYIVPDILKYAKVPQPGAGAEEAAAFWSDAAVWVPWALWQAYGDRDVLTAAYESMVAHGRRVTSLLSESGVWDSGFQFGDWLDPDAPADQPGAAKADPGVVATACAYRTADTIRQTALLLGHAEVAAEFSLISAHIRDGFHREYVDGERITSDCTTVYALAIAFGLLDEHEQEWAGARLAELVAASGFHISTGFAGTPFITEALTATGHTSTAYRLLLQRECPSWLYPVSMGATTIWERWDSMLPDGSINPGDMTSFNHYSLGSVADWIHRVVGGIAPLEPGYRRILVAPQLDPAVEWASTRLRTPHGWVAVNWRQDDDATTLDVIVPTGTVATVRLGGYEQHLPAGRHEVRVAAKDIAATRAA, from the coding sequence ATGACGATCCCCGAGGCGCACTTCATCGCAGCGAACATCGAGCCCGACACCGCACCCATCTTCCGCATCGAGTTCGACCTCGAGCCAGGGCACGGCGCAGTCCGGTCGGCGGTGATCTCGTTGAGCGCGCTCGGGATCTGCGAAGCATGGCTGAACGGGCAGGCGATCACCGACGCCCTCTACACGCCGGGATGGACCAGTTACGAGTGGCGGGTGCACTACACCGACCACGACGTCACCGCCCTCCTTGTCGACCGCTCCGTGCTGGGCATCCGGGTCGGCAACGGCTGGTACCGCGGGCGGCTCGGCTGGATCGAGACGGAGCGCTACGGCACAGAGATCGCTGCCTACGCGAAGCTCGTCATCGACTACGCCGACGGCCACCGGCAGATCATCGCGACGGACGAGTCATGGACAGTCGGCCCCAGTGCGGTCACCGCGAACGACTTCTACGACGGGCAGAGCATCGACGCGCGCCTGCACGATGACCGCTGGATGCAGAGCGGCTTCACGAGCGAAGCATGGGGTGGGGTGCATGTCGTCACCGACACCCCCTCCCTCGAACTGGACCCTGCCCCGCCCGTCCGGCGTGTTGACACGCTGAAACCCCAGAAGATCTGGGACAGCCCATCCGGGCAGACGCTCATCGACTTCGGGCAGAACATCGTCGGGTTCGTCCGCGTCCGCGTACGCGGGAAATCCGGCGACCAACTCACTCTCCGCCACGCCGAGGTCCTCGAGAACGGCGAACTGGCAGTACGACCCCTCCGTTCTGCGGCCTCGGTCGACAGGTACATCCTGAGCGGCGGAGACGACGTCTTCGAACCGACGCTCACCTTCCACGGGTTCCGATACGCGGAGATCACCGCCTGGCCCGAGGAGGTCGACCTGGCGGAGGCCCTCGAAGCGGTCGTCGTCTCCTCTGACCTGCAGCGCATCGGGTACTTCGAGTGCTCCGTTCCGGAGCTGAACCAGTTCCACTCGAACGTCGTTTGGGGCATGCGCGGCAACTTCGTCGACATCCCGACGGACTGCCCCCAGCGGGACGAGCGGCTCGGGTGGACCGGTGACATCTCCTCGTTCGCGCCGACCGCCGCGTTCCTGTTCGACGTGAAGGACTTCCTCACCGACTGGCTCCGCGACCTCGCCCTCGAACAGAGCGCACGCGACGGCCTGGTGCCGTACATCGTCCCCGACATCCTCAAGTACGCGAAGGTCCCGCAGCCCGGAGCCGGCGCCGAGGAAGCCGCCGCGTTCTGGAGCGACGCAGCCGTCTGGGTGCCATGGGCGCTCTGGCAGGCCTACGGCGACCGCGACGTACTCACCGCCGCCTACGAATCCATGGTCGCCCACGGACGACGTGTGACGTCACTGCTCTCCGAAAGTGGGGTCTGGGACAGCGGCTTCCAGTTCGGTGACTGGCTCGACCCGGACGCACCCGCCGACCAGCCAGGCGCAGCGAAGGCCGACCCCGGTGTGGTCGCCACCGCATGCGCGTACCGCACGGCGGACACCATCCGTCAGACTGCGCTACTCCTCGGGCACGCGGAAGTAGCCGCCGAGTTCTCCCTCATCTCCGCGCACATCCGCGACGGATTCCACCGGGAGTACGTGGACGGCGAACGGATCACGAGCGACTGCACGACCGTATACGCGCTCGCCATCGCGTTCGGCCTCCTCGACGAGCACGAGCAGGAGTGGGCGGGAGCGCGGCTCGCGGAACTGGTAGCGGCGAGCGGCTTCCACATCTCCACCGGTTTCGCAGGCACCCCCTTCATCACCGAAGCGCTCACCGCCACCGGCCACACCTCGACCGCGTACCGGCTTCTGCTGCAGCGCGAGTGCCCGTCGTGGCTGTATCCGGTGAGCATGGGCGCAACGACCATCTGGGAACGGTGGGACTCGATGCTTCCCGATGGGAGCATCAATCCCGGCGACATGACGAGCTTCAACCACTACTCTCTCGGTTCCGTCGCCGACTGGATCCACCGCGTCGTCGGCGGCATCGCACCCCTCGAGCCCGGATACCGCCGCATCCTCGTCGCGCCTCAACTCGACCCTGCGGTGGAGTGGGCGAGCACCCGGCTTCGCACGCCCCACGGATGGGTTGCCGTGAACTGGCGGCAGGACGACGACGCGACGACGCTGGACGTCATCGTTCCGACGGGTACGGTCGCAACCGTGCGCCTCGGCGGGTACGAGCAGCACCTTCCCGCTGGGCGACACGAGGTTCGCGTGGCGGCGAAGGACATAGCGGCGACGCGAGCGGCGTGA
- a CDS encoding SDR family NAD(P)-dependent oxidoreductase has product MDDFSPIHEVSDETLERVFNVNVFGLIKLTRAVVPFMIEHGHGSIVNIASEAALRGSSAGLAYTASKNAVVGVTKNTAYMYEQHNIRVNAVAPGGTLTGMRPGKVSAFGQTRLDEHVADAPLALPEALAASITFLLSRDGININGAVLPSDGGESVY; this is encoded by the coding sequence TTGGATGACTTCAGCCCGATCCACGAGGTCTCGGACGAGACCCTCGAGCGGGTCTTCAACGTCAACGTGTTCGGCCTCATCAAGCTGACTCGTGCGGTGGTTCCCTTCATGATCGAGCATGGCCACGGATCCATTGTGAACATCGCGTCCGAAGCCGCCCTGCGTGGCTCGTCGGCTGGGCTCGCGTACACCGCATCGAAGAATGCGGTCGTCGGCGTCACCAAGAACACCGCTTACATGTACGAGCAGCACAACATCCGAGTCAACGCTGTAGCCCCCGGCGGCACCCTCACCGGCATGCGCCCGGGAAAGGTGAGCGCGTTCGGTCAGACCCGCCTCGACGAGCATGTCGCGGACGCCCCACTCGCCCTGCCGGAGGCTCTCGCCGCGTCGATCACTTTCCTACTCAGCCGCGACGGAATCAACATCAACGGTGCAGTGCTCCCCAGTGACGGAGGCGAATCCGTCTACTGA
- a CDS encoding MarR family transcriptional regulator, which translates to MQATVIGYLRKNPGLTRLEIADGVHSPKMTIANGLEKLVDGGLVIADPPRDEAMRGQRIR; encoded by the coding sequence ATGCAGGCGACCGTCATCGGTTACCTGCGGAAGAACCCTGGCCTCACGCGTCTCGAGATCGCCGATGGTGTGCATTCGCCGAAGATGACGATCGCGAACGGTCTCGAGAAGCTCGTCGACGGCGGTCTTGTCATCGCCGACCCACCTCGAGACGAGGCGATGCGCGGGCAGCGCATCCGTTAA
- a CDS encoding TetR/AcrR family transcriptional regulator: protein MPARGPYRKTAAKREEILRAALDVVDKNGFSGATVKELAEAVDMSQNGMLYYFGSKDALFLEILRWHDADTAAMIDPEHTDFSIGFANRILDALSYSVAVNGISQLLLSLLIAAGDPEHPAHTYFRERYESFVLYAHQGLSGAQARGEFPADGDPEAAAVILASSFDGLQLMWMYDPSIDVRARMAQLLSSLGVSDAASTETSSAPTGPEAAPIR from the coding sequence ATGCCAGCCCGCGGACCGTATAGGAAGACGGCGGCGAAGCGTGAGGAGATTCTCCGCGCCGCTCTCGACGTCGTCGACAAGAACGGGTTCAGCGGCGCCACGGTGAAGGAGCTAGCGGAAGCCGTCGACATGAGTCAGAACGGCATGCTCTACTACTTCGGGTCAAAGGATGCCCTGTTCCTGGAGATCCTGCGCTGGCACGACGCTGACACAGCAGCCATGATCGACCCGGAACACACCGACTTCTCCATCGGATTCGCGAACCGGATTCTCGATGCTCTCAGCTACTCGGTCGCGGTGAACGGGATCAGCCAGCTTCTGCTCAGCCTGCTCATCGCTGCAGGCGATCCTGAGCATCCTGCCCACACCTACTTTCGTGAACGCTACGAGTCCTTCGTCCTCTACGCCCACCAAGGACTGAGTGGCGCTCAAGCGCGGGGAGAGTTCCCTGCTGATGGTGACCCGGAGGCCGCAGCAGTGATCCTCGCCTCGAGCTTCGATGGGCTTCAACTGATGTGGATGTATGACCCCAGCATCGACGTGCGGGCCCGAATGGCTCAGCTTCTGAGCTCGTTGGGAGTGAGCGACGCGGCGTCAACGGAGACGAGTTCCGCACCAACGGGTCCGGAAGCCGCGCCCATTCGCTAA
- a CDS encoding DUF1269 domain-containing protein codes for MTTPTTRKILAASFGTSDGAHRAASAVVAAHGRSIVNTAVIHVRQDGTPHYVETKDWGPGRGALLGAVIGLIGGPVGMLAGGGVGALASKLRDMGFKNDQLQDLGDSLAANESVVIFEMAAEATVAAAEMLRALDARAFVIEAVDANVATLFDGLPEPFSPVTSPLFR; via the coding sequence ATGACCACTCCCACCACCCGCAAGATCCTCGCGGCGTCCTTCGGTACCAGCGACGGAGCGCACCGCGCCGCGTCCGCCGTGGTCGCGGCGCACGGCCGCAGCATCGTCAACACCGCCGTGATTCACGTCCGGCAAGATGGCACGCCCCACTATGTCGAGACGAAGGACTGGGGCCCGGGACGCGGCGCTCTGCTGGGAGCCGTCATCGGCCTCATCGGAGGCCCCGTCGGAATGCTCGCAGGCGGCGGTGTCGGCGCCCTGGCGTCCAAGTTGCGCGACATGGGATTCAAGAACGACCAGCTGCAGGACCTGGGCGACTCCCTGGCTGCCAACGAGTCCGTCGTCATCTTCGAAATGGCGGCCGAGGCAACCGTTGCCGCTGCGGAGATGCTTCGAGCTCTCGACGCCCGAGCGTTCGTCATCGAAGCGGTCGACGCGAACGTCGCGACGCTGTTCGATGGGCTCCCCGAGCCGTTCAGCCCGGTCACCTCTCCCCTCTTTCGGTGA
- a CDS encoding SDR family NAD(P)-dependent oxidoreductase, whose product MTDQMTPIDAESTIGEWMRHPVGARIIAGIATQGGISDSALRLARNVPLSRFLGAGGPPPEGMIDNLVAQANGGAAPERVAHTSWTEVVAAGRFDGQTIIVTGAASGIGRAVASRIAREGGRVVAVDLSEERLAEFAASVPEADIVLVAGDITAAESIDRIIAAAGPHIDGLANVAGLFG is encoded by the coding sequence ATGACTGACCAGATGACCCCCATCGACGCAGAGAGCACGATCGGAGAATGGATGCGGCATCCGGTGGGTGCCCGGATCATCGCCGGCATCGCGACTCAAGGCGGAATCTCCGACAGCGCCCTCCGGCTCGCACGCAACGTACCGTTGAGTCGATTTCTCGGTGCGGGCGGCCCGCCGCCCGAGGGGATGATCGACAATCTCGTCGCACAGGCCAACGGGGGCGCCGCACCCGAAAGAGTTGCGCACACGTCATGGACCGAGGTCGTCGCAGCGGGTCGATTCGACGGCCAGACCATCATCGTCACCGGTGCGGCCAGCGGGATCGGGCGCGCCGTGGCGTCACGGATTGCGCGCGAGGGAGGCCGTGTTGTCGCGGTCGATCTGTCCGAGGAGCGATTGGCCGAGTTCGCCGCGAGCGTGCCCGAGGCCGACATCGTCTTGGTGGCCGGAGACATCACGGCAGCCGAGAGCATCGATCGCATCATCGCCGCGGCAGGTCCGCACATCGACGGCCTTGCGAACGTCGCCGGCCTGTTTGGATGA
- a CDS encoding sensor histidine kinase, with translation MAHDGAMTLETSSSGWTWPRQSWFLRGPLLSTIAMVAAVAALATELTVMLIAAEESWGYLGIGLSAIGLLVIFRARWVGLSLTTAGGIASALFADEYIGVWTVTVFATFIFARQGRHVLPAVTVSASSLYLALVLREGGDFDAAGALIAATFCVAAGAAGSAVRLQTESWDAARQRAEDLAMAQAAQLQQAVTDERLRIARDLHDVVGHELAVVNVNVGVAEISLPENSDASRAALRSAREGLQRTLQETQQILDLLRRTNDENEHRVELPLAEHIPSMVERLRIAGSVVETEIVSPLPSLDAEVSAAAYRIVQEALTNAGKYGTGPARLTVVATDGWLDIDVVNAIRRDDPSVNSERDGYGLVGVRERTQAAGGELTVFQTDDTFRLHVELPTKGRPQ, from the coding sequence ATGGCGCATGATGGCGCAATGACCTTGGAGACCTCATCCTCCGGCTGGACGTGGCCACGCCAGTCATGGTTCCTTCGTGGTCCGCTGCTCTCCACCATCGCGATGGTCGCTGCTGTGGCCGCGCTCGCCACCGAGCTGACTGTCATGCTCATCGCCGCCGAGGAGTCATGGGGCTACCTCGGCATCGGACTGTCGGCCATCGGGCTCCTCGTGATCTTCCGAGCACGATGGGTCGGCCTATCGTTGACAACCGCCGGTGGGATCGCGAGCGCCCTCTTCGCCGACGAGTACATCGGTGTGTGGACGGTCACCGTCTTCGCAACCTTCATCTTCGCGCGCCAAGGTCGCCACGTTCTCCCCGCTGTCACCGTCTCCGCATCATCCCTGTACCTCGCGCTCGTCCTGCGTGAAGGCGGGGACTTCGACGCCGCGGGTGCACTCATCGCGGCGACATTCTGCGTCGCGGCCGGCGCCGCCGGCAGCGCAGTGCGGTTGCAGACCGAGTCATGGGATGCGGCTCGGCAACGGGCCGAGGACCTGGCGATGGCACAGGCCGCGCAACTCCAGCAGGCAGTCACCGATGAGCGCCTACGCATCGCACGCGACCTGCACGACGTCGTCGGGCACGAGCTCGCGGTCGTGAACGTGAATGTCGGCGTGGCCGAGATCTCGCTGCCCGAAAACAGCGACGCGTCGCGAGCCGCGCTGCGCTCTGCACGCGAAGGGCTTCAACGCACCCTTCAGGAGACGCAGCAGATCCTCGATCTCCTTCGACGCACGAACGACGAGAACGAGCACCGCGTCGAACTGCCCCTCGCCGAGCACATTCCGTCAATGGTCGAGCGCCTTCGAATCGCCGGGAGTGTTGTGGAGACCGAGATCGTCAGCCCTCTGCCTTCGCTCGACGCCGAAGTGTCCGCCGCCGCATACCGAATCGTGCAGGAAGCGCTCACCAACGCCGGAAAGTACGGCACAGGCCCCGCACGGTTGACAGTGGTCGCCACAGACGGCTGGCTAGACATCGACGTCGTGAACGCCATCCGTCGCGATGACCCGAGCGTGAACTCGGAACGCGACGGATACGGGCTTGTCGGCGTCCGAGAGCGAACACAGGCGGCCGGCGGTGAGCTCACCGTCTTCCAGACGGATGACACGTTCCGGCTGCATGTCGAACTGCCCACGAAGGGAAGACCGCAGTGA
- a CDS encoding substrate-binding domain-containing protein, with product MGLEVPRDLALVGMDRTDLSRIAVPRLTTIEYDMVAAANAGAASLLQALGAGAPRPTVAPAVLSLIAGETI from the coding sequence ATGGGCCTGGAAGTTCCGCGAGATCTCGCGCTCGTCGGCATGGACCGCACCGACCTCTCACGGATTGCGGTGCCTCGTCTGACCACCATCGAGTACGACATGGTAGCTGCAGCCAACGCCGGCGCGGCGAGCCTTCTGCAAGCCCTCGGCGCTGGAGCCCCGCGGCCCACGGTGGCTCCCGCGGTGTTGTCCCTTATTGCCGGCGAGACCATCTGA
- a CDS encoding MMPL family transporter → MSQFLSAVGRFSARFRWVVIVAWLVIFAALIGVFVVGSNANSNSTAETSIPDSPASLALERMEEHFPAADDNTASLQLVFQPDSGDVTSDATASAIAEVLSEANDLPGVQSVNDPLDPTRPYLSEDLALAVATLTYGELTEDEGKDFYDAALELQENAPPALGVELGGNLLPLGAPAPGIGEGVGVLIAFVVLALTFSALIAAGVNLLIAVFGVGVGLMGILAYGSLTPIGDNTIILASMLGLAVGIDYSLFILSRFRNELRAGRTVDDAVARATGTAGTAVVFAGLTVIVALVALLVANLSFMTEMGIAAAFAVLVAVLLALTLLPALMRFLGVRALSKKQRHALEHGELWAEGQKQKRGIMRGWGSFVVNKPVISLLSGVLLLVVVALPMLSMKTAFNVPGGADPESTERAAYNLILAEFGGAQSPLIVLAEGDDVASSTGSIERDLADIAGVQQVIPAEVSSDGTAARIIVIPDGGPIDQETKDIVHTIRDAERIPGVTLEVTGETAIGIDQDEQLMQALIKYIIVIVVISILLLIVLFRSVLIPIVATAGFLLSVGASFGASVAVFQWGWLDPLIAAPQGDPMLSLLPLLLVGVLFGLAMDYQVFLVSRIQEMHRKGMDPKPSIREGFARSGPVLVAAATIMLVVFGGFATSHFAIGASIAFGLMVGVAADAFIVRMVLMPAVLSLLGKSAWWIPTWLDRILPNVDVEGHSLDSNPPAAVHAQPLREPVRVN, encoded by the coding sequence ATGTCCCAGTTCTTGTCCGCTGTCGGGCGCTTCAGCGCTCGATTCCGGTGGGTGGTGATCGTCGCCTGGCTGGTGATCTTCGCCGCGCTCATCGGCGTCTTCGTCGTTGGCAGCAACGCGAACTCCAACAGCACCGCCGAAACCTCCATCCCCGACTCGCCCGCGTCCCTCGCGCTCGAGCGGATGGAGGAGCACTTCCCGGCCGCTGACGACAACACGGCATCGCTCCAGTTGGTCTTCCAGCCCGACAGTGGCGACGTGACGTCCGATGCGACCGCGTCGGCCATCGCCGAAGTGCTATCCGAAGCGAATGATCTTCCCGGTGTTCAGTCGGTCAATGACCCGCTCGATCCGACCCGCCCGTATCTGTCCGAGGACCTGGCTCTCGCCGTTGCAACGCTCACCTATGGTGAGCTGACGGAGGACGAGGGGAAGGATTTCTACGACGCGGCCCTCGAGCTGCAGGAGAACGCACCCCCGGCACTGGGAGTCGAGCTCGGCGGCAACCTCCTTCCGCTCGGGGCCCCCGCCCCCGGGATCGGTGAAGGCGTGGGCGTGCTCATCGCGTTCGTTGTCCTCGCTCTGACCTTCAGCGCCCTCATCGCGGCCGGCGTCAACCTTCTCATCGCGGTATTCGGCGTCGGTGTCGGGCTCATGGGCATCCTCGCCTACGGCTCACTCACGCCCATCGGTGACAACACCATCATCCTGGCGTCCATGCTGGGTCTCGCAGTCGGCATCGACTACTCGTTGTTCATCCTGTCCCGCTTCCGCAACGAGCTCCGCGCAGGCAGGACGGTGGACGATGCTGTGGCTCGCGCGACCGGCACCGCCGGCACCGCTGTCGTGTTCGCAGGGCTCACCGTCATCGTCGCGCTCGTCGCGCTCCTCGTCGCGAACCTCAGTTTCATGACCGAGATGGGTATCGCGGCCGCATTCGCTGTGCTCGTCGCCGTGCTGCTCGCGCTCACCCTGCTGCCTGCACTCATGCGATTCCTCGGCGTCCGTGCGCTGTCCAAGAAGCAGCGCCACGCGCTCGAGCATGGTGAGCTGTGGGCCGAAGGGCAGAAGCAGAAGCGTGGAATCATGCGTGGGTGGGGCAGCTTCGTTGTCAACAAGCCCGTGATCTCGCTCCTGTCTGGCGTGCTGCTCCTGGTGGTCGTCGCCCTGCCCATGCTGAGCATGAAGACCGCGTTCAACGTGCCAGGCGGCGCCGACCCGGAGTCCACCGAGCGCGCGGCCTACAACCTCATCCTCGCCGAGTTCGGAGGCGCGCAGAGTCCGCTCATCGTGCTGGCAGAAGGCGACGACGTGGCGTCGAGTACGGGCAGCATCGAACGCGACCTCGCCGACATCGCCGGCGTCCAGCAGGTGATCCCGGCGGAGGTCAGCTCCGACGGCACGGCCGCACGGATCATCGTCATCCCGGACGGCGGACCGATAGATCAGGAGACGAAGGACATCGTGCACACGATCCGGGACGCCGAGAGGATCCCAGGGGTGACCCTCGAGGTGACCGGTGAGACGGCCATCGGCATCGACCAGGACGAGCAGCTCATGCAGGCGCTCATCAAGTACATCATCGTCATCGTCGTCATCTCCATCCTTCTGCTCATCGTGCTGTTCCGTTCCGTGCTCATCCCCATCGTCGCCACAGCCGGATTCCTGCTGTCCGTCGGCGCCTCGTTCGGGGCGTCCGTCGCCGTCTTCCAGTGGGGCTGGCTGGACCCGCTCATCGCGGCTCCGCAAGGAGATCCCATGCTGAGCCTGCTCCCGCTCCTGCTGGTCGGAGTGCTCTTCGGGCTGGCGATGGACTACCAGGTGTTCCTCGTCTCGCGCATCCAAGAGATGCACCGGAAGGGCATGGACCCGAAGCCGTCCATCCGCGAAGGCTTCGCACGCTCCGGGCCCGTGCTCGTCGCGGCCGCGACCATCATGCTCGTCGTGTTCGGCGGATTCGCGACGAGCCACTTCGCCATCGGCGCGTCCATCGCATTCGGGCTGATGGTCGGTGTCGCAGCTGACGCATTCATCGTCCGGATGGTGCTGATGCCGGCTGTCCTGTCGCTGCTCGGCAAGTCAGCCTGGTGGATTCCGACGTGGCTCGACCGCATCCTCCCCAACGTGGACGTGGAAGGCCACTCGCTCGACAGCAACCCCCCTGCTGCCGTCCACGCCCAACCCCTCCGCGAACCGGTGCGGGTCAACTGA
- a CDS encoding MFS transporter gives MSETLSAEPTANRRGEVVIEPREPGTATILIKGVRSRRYLTWFTILTIATTAIWGGMSILLANHVQMLEFGNWFTGNDANLNLQELTALKQQIDDGTATATAEQVRQLAILAQFDAARAQSLSIIASVGVVLTMLVQPLVGVASDRTRSRWGRRTPWILFGTVVGAVLLVGLRFAPTVAMLAVIWMLAQAVINAGLGPLNATVADRMPENRRGTASALGGFGNFFGGVLGGVSAGALFAFLGLDMYFVFAAFLAFAGVMFVLFAREDSSRALEVPKFDWNTFFVGFTIALRSRNFRWVWVARILLTFGYAVSTALSLYMLQSYIRPALGVVEATQTSAMLALAGVPFLIVAVLIAGKLSDKLQKRRSFVIFSSFLMALSMLIPIISPTLPGLFLQAIVGGIAFGTYLPVDQALFIDVLPDEKAAGRDLGVAALGSNLGQALGPILAGTVVAVTGSYLGVWVAAFVLVILAAVVIFPLKGVK, from the coding sequence ATGAGCGAGACCTTGTCTGCCGAACCCACCGCGAATCGTCGCGGCGAGGTTGTCATCGAACCGCGGGAGCCGGGAACGGCGACCATCCTCATCAAGGGCGTGCGGTCACGCCGCTATCTGACGTGGTTCACGATCCTCACCATCGCGACAACCGCGATCTGGGGAGGCATGTCGATCCTGCTCGCCAACCACGTCCAGATGCTTGAGTTCGGCAACTGGTTCACCGGGAACGACGCGAACCTGAATTTGCAGGAGCTCACCGCTCTCAAGCAGCAGATCGACGACGGAACGGCAACAGCCACGGCTGAGCAGGTGCGCCAGCTCGCGATCCTCGCCCAGTTCGACGCCGCCCGCGCGCAGTCGCTGTCCATCATCGCGTCGGTCGGCGTCGTGCTGACGATGCTCGTTCAGCCGCTGGTGGGCGTCGCATCCGACCGCACCCGCTCGCGCTGGGGACGCCGCACCCCCTGGATCCTGTTCGGCACCGTCGTTGGCGCCGTGCTCCTGGTCGGTCTCCGGTTCGCTCCCACCGTCGCGATGCTCGCCGTGATTTGGATGCTCGCGCAGGCCGTCATCAACGCGGGCCTCGGCCCCCTCAACGCCACCGTCGCAGACCGCATGCCCGAGAACCGACGTGGAACCGCGTCCGCCCTCGGCGGGTTCGGCAACTTCTTCGGCGGTGTGCTCGGCGGCGTGTCCGCCGGCGCCCTCTTCGCCTTCCTCGGCCTGGACATGTACTTCGTCTTCGCCGCGTTCCTTGCCTTCGCCGGCGTCATGTTCGTGCTGTTCGCCCGCGAGGACTCCTCGAGGGCGCTAGAAGTGCCCAAGTTCGACTGGAACACGTTCTTCGTCGGATTCACCATCGCCCTGCGCTCCCGCAACTTCCGCTGGGTGTGGGTCGCACGCATCCTGCTCACCTTCGGCTACGCCGTGTCCACCGCGCTCTCCCTGTACATGCTTCAGAGCTACATCCGCCCGGCCCTGGGCGTCGTGGAGGCGACTCAGACCTCGGCGATGCTTGCCCTTGCCGGCGTGCCGTTCCTCATCGTCGCAGTACTCATCGCAGGGAAGCTGTCGGACAAGCTCCAGAAGCGGCGCTCGTTCGTCATCTTCTCGTCCTTCCTGATGGCGCTGTCCATGCTCATCCCCATCATCTCGCCGACGCTGCCCGGACTGTTCCTTCAGGCCATCGTCGGCGGCATCGCCTTCGGCACGTACCTTCCCGTCGACCAGGCGCTGTTCATCGACGTCCTCCCTGACGAGAAGGCTGCAGGTCGAGACCTCGGTGTGGCCGCACTCGGCAGCAACCTCGGTCAGGCGCTCGGCCCTATCCTCGCCGGCACCGTCGTCGCCGTGACCGGCAGCTACCTGGGCGTCTGGGTCGCCGCGTTCGTCCTGGTGATCCTTGCCGCGGTCGTCATCTTCCCGCTGAAGGGTGTCAAATGA